The proteins below come from a single Miscanthus floridulus cultivar M001 chromosome 1, ASM1932011v1, whole genome shotgun sequence genomic window:
- the LOC136535787 gene encoding protein unc-13 homolog: MGGHQRSRSASASSTATRSDITELDFAAVGLDCPFGRVDALGPVELRETAYEIFFMSCRSSGPAVSIRGGAAEGEVSSPVAAGAGARSGTGGSVMGSRVKKALGLRPRRLSSGAQPMMARTLSQTSGPASPGRMRRPMTSAEIMRQQMRVTDQSDARLRRTLMRTVVGQVGRRAETIVLPLELLRQLKPAEFTDAEEYHQWQFRQIKLLEAGLILHPSLPLDRLHAAVLRFREVMRATEIRAIDTGKNSDVMRALTNAVHALSWRSGTAGAAVEACHWADGYPLNVLLYCSLLQTIFDLRECTVVLDEVDELLELIKKTWPTLGINRILHNVCLAWVFFQQYVITGQVEPDLVAAALTVLVDVAADTKQGGRDPLYVKVLLSALGGMREWSEKRLLDYHDSYEKGIGGAATEGMEILLSLALAAGKIIADRECAGDGNFAGDRVDYYVRCSMKSAFTNILENGLGEADSVIIDRDSDPGSVLMQLARDTEQLAMFERRNFSPVLRRWHPAPVAVAAVTLHGCFGVVLRQYLSKVNILTDELVRVLHSASRLEKALAQMTAEDAADCDDGRAKAVVGDMEPFEVESVVMGLLKAWMDDKLGLARDCLLRARDTESWIPKSKEEPFAGSAMELMKLARLTIDEFSEIPASAKDEVVHDLVDGLESIFQDYISFVASCGSKQNYLPPLPPLTRCNQDSGFFRLWKKAALPTCQALEGSPRGGGSHHIPRPSISRGTQRLYVRLNTLHYVLTHVEALDTSLSCSSPSHLGRARAAAQSSISTVAEVAAHRLIFLDSRHSFYQGLYARSVADARIRPALRLLKQNLSFLVSVLADRAQPVAVREVMRASFEAFLMVLLAGGNERSFARADQATVEEDFRSLKRAFSTCGEGLVPEDVVAREAETAEAVVDLMARSTDYLIDAFSVATCDSTGAGGGEDDGGGGGGCTPMPPTTRRWDPADPNTILRVLCHRDDEAANQFLKRTFQLARRR, translated from the exons ATGGGGGGTCACCAGCGCTCGCGCTCCGCCTCCGCGAGCTCCACGGCGACGCGGTCCGACATCACCGAGCTCGACTTCGCTGCGGTCGGCCTCGACTGCCCCTTCGGCCGCGTCGATGCACTCGGCCCCGTCGAGCTCCGCGAGACCGCGTACGAGATCTTCTTCATGTCCTGCCGCTCGTCCGGCCCGGCGGTATCCATCAGGGGCGGCGCGGCGGAAGGGGAGGTGTCGTCGCCCGTTGCTGCCGGCGCTGGCGCGAGGAGTGGCACCGGGGGCAGCGTCATGGGCAGCCGAGTCAAGAAGGCGCTCGGACTGAGGCCAAGGCGGCTGTCGTCGGGAGCGCAGCCGATGATGGCCCGCACGCTGAGCCAGACGTCGGGCCCGGCGTCCCCTGGCCGCATGCGGCGGCCGATGACGTCGGCGGAGATCATGCGGCAGCAGATGCGAGTCACCGACCAGAGTGACGCGCGCCTGCGCCGCACCCTCATGCGCACCGTCGTCGGTCAG GTGGGCAGGAGGGCGGAGACGATTGTTCTCCCGCTGGAACTCCTACGGCAGCTGAAGCCTGCAGAGTTCACTGACGCCGAGGAGTACCACCAGTGGCAGTTCCGGCAGATCAAGCTCCTGGAGGCAGGACTCATCCTGCACCCTTCCCTCCCGCTCGATCGCCTCCACGCCGCCGTGCTCCGGTTCCGCGAGGTCATGCGCGCAACCGAGATCCGCGCCATCGACACCGGCAAGAACTCTGACGTCATGCGCGCCCTCACCAACGCCGTGCACGCGCTCTCGTGGCGCTCCGGCACCGCCGGTGCCGCTGTAGAAGCTTGCCACTGGGCCGACGGGTACCCGCTCAACGTGCTCCTCTACTGCTCCCTCCTCCAGACCATCTTTGACCTGAGGGAGTGCACCGTCGTGCTCGACGAGGTCGACGAGCTCCTAGAGCTCATCAAGAAGACGTGGCCTACGCTTGGCATCAACAGGATCCTGCACAACGTGTGCTTGGCGTGGGTGTTCTTCCAGCAGTACGTGATCACAGGCCAGGTCGAGCCGGACCTCGTCGCTGCGGCGCTCACCGTGCTCGTTGACGTGGCAGCCGACACCAAGCAGGGGGGCCGTGACCCGCTGTACGTCAAGGTGCTCCTGAGCGCGCTCGGTGGGATGCGGGAGTGGTCGGAGAAGCGCCTCCTGGACTACCACGACAGCTACGAGAAGGGCATCGGTGGCGCTGCTACGGAAGGCATGGAGATCCTGCTGTCCCTGGCGCTTGCCGCCGGCAAGATCATCGCTGACCGGGAATGCGCCGGCGACGGGAACTTTGCTGGAGACCGCGTCGATTATTACGTCAGGTGTTCGATGAAGAGCGCCTTCACCAAC ATACTTGAGAACGGACTCGGCGAGGCCGACAGCGTGATCATCGACCGCGACAGCGACCCTGGGTCCGTCCTGATGCAGCTCGCCAGGGACACGGAGCAGCTGGCCATGTTCGAGCGCAGGAACTTCAGCCCGGTGCTGAGGCGGTGGCACCCCGCGCCGGTGGCGGTGGCCGCGGTCACCCTGCACGGCTGCTTCGGCGTCGTGCTGAGGCAGTACCTCTCCAAGGTGAACATCCTCACCGACGAGCTCGTCCGCGTGCTCCACTCGGCAAGCAGGCTGGAGAAGGCCCTGGCGCAGATGACGGCTGAGGACGCGGCGGACTGCGACGACGGCCGCGCCAAGGCTGTTGTGGGCGACATGGAGCCCTTCGAGGTGGAGTCCGTCGTGATGGGACTGCTCAAGGCCTGGATGGACGACAAGCTTGGGCTTGCCAGGGACTGCCTCCTCAGAGCCAGAGACACTGAG AGCTGGATACCCAAGTCCAAGGAAGAACCGTTTGCCGGGTCCGCAATGGAGCTGATGAAGCTGGCTAGGTTGACCATCGATGAATTCTCCGAGATCCCAGCGAGCGCGAAAGACGAGGTGGTTCACGATCTCGTCGACGGCCTGGAGTCCATCTTCCAGGACTACATCTCCTTTGTGGCGTCTTGCG GTTCAAAACAGAACTACCTTCCTCCGTTGCCGCCGCTGACGAGGTGCAACCAAGACTCGGGCTTCTTCCGGCTCTGGAAGAAGGCTGCGCTGCCGAcgtgccaggcgctggagggcaGCCCGCGCGGCGGCGGGTCGCACCACATCCCGCGGCCGTCCATCAGCCGGGGCACGCAGCGGCTCTACGTCCGCCTCAACACGCTCCACTACGTGCTCACCCACGTCGAGGCCCTCGACACCTCGCTGTCGTGCTCCTCGCCCTCCCACCTGGGCCGCGCGCGCGCCGCGGCGCAGTCGTCGATCTCGACGGTCGCCGAGGTCGCCGCGCACCGGCTCATCTTCCTGGACTCCCGCCACTCCTTCTACCAGGGCCTGTACGCCCGCAGCGTGGCCGACGCCCGCATCCGCCCCGCGCTCCGGCTGCTGAAGCAGAACCTGTCGTTCCTGGTGTCCGTGCTGGCGGACCGCGCGCAGCCCGTAGCGGTGCGGGAGGTGATGCGGGCCTCCTTCGAGGCCTTCCTCATGGTGCTCCTGGCCGGCGGCAACGAGCGGAGCTTCGCGCGCGCTGACCAGGCCACGGTGGAGGAGGACTTCCGGAGCCTGAAGCGCGCCTTCTCCACGTGCGGGGAAGGGCTGGTCCCCGAGGACGTGGTGGCGAGGGAGGCGGAGACGGCCGAGGCCGTCGTGGACCTCATGGCGCGCTCCACGGACTACCTCATCGACGCCTTCAGCGTCGCGACGTGCGACTCCACCggtgccggcggcggcgaggacgacggcggcggaggaggcgggTGCACGCCGATGCCGCCCACGACGCGTAGGTGGGACCCCGCCGACCCGAACACGATCCTCCGGGTGCTGTGCCACCGCGACGACGAGGCCGCCAACCAGTTCTTGAAGCGCACGTTCCAGCTCGCCAGGCGGCGGTGA